In Pseudomonas lalkuanensis, the following are encoded in one genomic region:
- a CDS encoding cation acetate symporter has product MKALIALLALAPLTSFAGPITAEKQPLNLHAIGMFFVFVLATLAITWWAARRTRSTADFYTAGGGISGFQNGLAIAGDYMSAATLLGLSSLVFAKGYDGFVYIIGFFVGWPIVTFLMAERLRNLGRYTFADIVSYRLDQTSVRSFAALGSLTVVCCYLVVQMVGAGQLIKLLFGLDYQLAVVVVGVLMLIYVIFGGMIATTWVQITKAVLLLAGGTTLVLMAMSEFGFSFEELAGRAVAVHASGTRIMGPGTLLADPISAVSLSLGLVFGIAGLPHILMRFFTVPNAKEARRSVLFATLFIGFFFLVVCVLGYTAIVIVGTDPQFFVDGKLGGALVGGGNMVAMHLAQAVGGNLFLGFLSAVAFATILAVVAGLALAGASAISHDLYATVLKKGRASEKDEMRVSRIATVAIGVIAIGLGILFEQMNIAFLVGLTFGVAASANFPVLIMAMYWKGLTTRGALWGGMTGLISALALVICGPAVWVGVLGHAQAIFPYDQPALFSMPLAFVVIVLVSSLDRSARASRERAAYADQFVRAQTGLGAAAASSH; this is encoded by the coding sequence ATGAAAGCGCTCATCGCCCTGCTCGCCCTCGCACCGCTGACCAGCTTCGCCGGCCCGATCACAGCGGAGAAGCAGCCGCTCAATCTCCACGCCATCGGCATGTTCTTCGTCTTCGTCCTCGCCACCCTGGCCATCACCTGGTGGGCCGCCCGGCGCACCCGCTCCACCGCGGACTTCTACACCGCAGGCGGCGGCATCTCCGGCTTCCAGAACGGCCTGGCGATCGCCGGCGACTACATGTCGGCGGCGACCTTGCTGGGGCTCTCCAGCCTGGTATTCGCCAAGGGTTATGACGGCTTCGTCTACATCATCGGCTTCTTCGTCGGCTGGCCCATCGTCACCTTCCTGATGGCCGAGCGCCTGCGCAACCTGGGGCGCTACACCTTTGCCGACATCGTTTCCTATCGCCTCGACCAGACCTCCGTGCGCAGCTTCGCCGCCCTCGGTTCGCTCACCGTCGTCTGCTGCTATCTGGTGGTGCAGATGGTCGGCGCTGGCCAGTTGATCAAGCTGTTGTTCGGACTGGACTACCAGCTGGCGGTGGTGGTGGTCGGCGTGCTGATGCTGATCTACGTGATCTTCGGCGGCATGATCGCCACCACCTGGGTGCAGATCACCAAGGCGGTGCTGCTGCTCGCCGGTGGTACCACGCTGGTCCTGATGGCGATGAGCGAGTTCGGCTTCAGCTTCGAAGAACTGGCCGGGCGCGCCGTTGCCGTACACGCCAGCGGCACCAGGATCATGGGCCCCGGCACCCTGCTGGCAGACCCGATCAGCGCGGTGTCCCTGTCGCTTGGCCTGGTGTTCGGCATCGCCGGCCTGCCGCATATCCTGATGCGCTTCTTCACCGTGCCCAACGCCAAGGAAGCACGTCGCTCGGTGCTGTTCGCCACCTTGTTCATCGGCTTCTTCTTCCTTGTGGTCTGCGTGCTGGGCTACACCGCCATCGTCATTGTCGGCACCGATCCGCAGTTCTTCGTCGACGGCAAGCTCGGCGGCGCCCTGGTCGGCGGCGGCAACATGGTGGCCATGCACCTGGCCCAGGCGGTGGGCGGCAACCTGTTCCTCGGCTTCCTCTCCGCCGTGGCCTTCGCCACCATCCTCGCGGTGGTCGCCGGACTCGCCCTGGCGGGTGCCTCGGCCATCTCCCACGACCTCTACGCCACCGTGCTGAAGAAAGGCCGGGCCAGCGAGAAGGATGAAATGCGCGTATCGCGCATCGCCACCGTGGCCATCGGCGTGATAGCCATTGGACTGGGCATTCTCTTCGAGCAGATGAACATCGCCTTCCTGGTGGGCCTGACCTTCGGCGTGGCCGCTTCGGCCAACTTCCCGGTGCTGATCATGGCCATGTACTGGAAGGGCCTGACCACCCGCGGCGCGCTCTGGGGCGGGATGACCGGCCTGATCAGCGCACTGGCCCTGGTGATCTGCGGACCTGCGGTGTGGGTCGGGGTGCTGGGTCACGCCCAGGCGATTTTCCCCTACGACCAGCCGGCGCTGTTCTCCATGCCCCTGGCCTTCGTCGTGATCGTGCTGGTGTCCAGCCTCGACCGCAGCGCCCGCGCCAGCCGTGAGCGCGCCGCCTACGCCGACCAGTTCGTGCGTGCGCAGACCGGCCTGGGAGCGGCAGCCGCCAGCAGCCACTGA
- a CDS encoding DUF485 domain-containing protein: MNPHHTTHSPAYERIKANPKFQRLARQRAILAWSLSALVLAIYYLFIMLVAFVPGWLHLPLYEGSNLSRGIPLGAAIIIFSWLLTAWYVRHANTRFDALSAEILEENLA; this comes from the coding sequence ATGAACCCTCACCACACCACCCACTCCCCGGCCTATGAGCGCATCAAGGCCAACCCCAAGTTCCAGCGCCTGGCCCGCCAACGGGCGATCCTCGCCTGGTCCCTCAGCGCCCTGGTACTGGCGATCTATTACCTGTTCATCATGCTGGTGGCCTTCGTACCCGGCTGGCTGCACCTGCCGCTGTACGAGGGCAGCAACCTCAGCCGGGGCATTCCGCTGGGCGCCGCCATCATCATCTTCTCCTGGCTGCTGACCGCCTGGTACGTGCGCCACGCCAACACCCGCTTCGACGCCCTGAGCGCGGAAATCCTCGAGGAGAACCTCGCATGA
- a CDS encoding LysR family transcriptional regulator produces MQKSASLEQVKWDDLRFFLEVARTRTATGAARRLGVDYTTVSRRVRALEQALGALLFEKSRAAGFVLTVEGQRLLGHAETLESTLQAACEQVSGTRLGLSGHVRIGCTEGFGSYFVTAQMSRFLERYPHISADILPVPHFVSLSRREADIAITLERPERGPYVCSKLADYRLRLYATPEYLAAHAPIETREDLAGHPFITYVEDLAFSPKLLYLNDLLPGAMSQLRSTSVIAQYQAALQGRALAILPCFLVAGDSRLQAVLPDEVEVTRQFWIYYSEDLRRLKRITLVAEYLHRCADLNRGWLMGEEHRLQVPTLE; encoded by the coding sequence ATGCAAAAAAGTGCCAGCCTCGAACAGGTGAAGTGGGATGACCTGCGCTTCTTCCTTGAGGTCGCCCGTACGCGTACCGCCACCGGGGCCGCGCGACGCCTGGGCGTCGACTACACCACCGTATCGCGGCGGGTGCGCGCCCTGGAGCAGGCACTGGGTGCGCTGCTGTTCGAAAAATCGCGTGCCGCCGGCTTCGTTCTTACGGTGGAAGGGCAGCGCCTGCTGGGCCATGCCGAAACCCTGGAAAGCACGCTGCAGGCTGCTTGCGAGCAGGTGTCGGGTACGCGCCTGGGGCTCTCCGGCCATGTGCGCATCGGCTGTACCGAAGGCTTTGGTTCCTACTTCGTGACGGCACAGATGAGTCGTTTCCTCGAGCGCTATCCGCACATCTCCGCCGACATCCTGCCGGTGCCGCACTTCGTCAGCCTGTCACGGCGCGAAGCGGATATCGCGATCACCCTGGAGCGGCCCGAACGCGGTCCCTACGTCTGTTCGAAACTGGCCGACTATCGCCTGCGCCTCTACGCCACGCCTGAATACCTGGCCGCGCATGCGCCGATCGAGACCCGCGAGGATCTGGCGGGACACCCCTTCATCACCTACGTCGAAGACCTGGCGTTCAGCCCCAAGCTGCTCTATCTGAACGACCTGCTGCCGGGGGCCATGAGCCAGTTGCGCAGCACCAGTGTCATCGCCCAGTACCAGGCGGCATTGCAGGGACGGGCGCTGGCCATCCTGCCGTGCTTCCTGGTCGCAGGTGATTCCCGATTGCAGGCGGTGCTGCCGGACGAGGTGGAAGTTACCCGGCAATTCTGGATCTACTACAGCGAGGATCTGCGGCGCCTCAAGCGCATAACCCTCGTCGCCGAATACCTCCATCGTTGTGCCGATCTCAACCGTGGATGGCTGATGGGGGAGGAACACAGGTTGCAGGTTCCAACTCTGGAGTGA
- a CDS encoding GFA family protein: MDRFTGGCLCGNVRLAATGRPYRVGICHCLDCRKHHGALFHASAVFPQEAVTIEGETRDYAGRFFCPRCGSSVYSRTADEIEVNLGSLDAPDQLKPTYELWSIRRESWLPPFPFTRRYERDREGTGRTED; encoded by the coding sequence ATGGACCGATTCACCGGCGGTTGCCTGTGCGGCAATGTTCGCCTTGCGGCGACGGGGCGCCCGTACCGCGTCGGCATTTGCCATTGCCTGGACTGTCGCAAGCATCATGGAGCACTGTTTCATGCGTCCGCGGTGTTCCCCCAGGAGGCCGTGACGATCGAGGGCGAAACGCGCGACTACGCCGGGCGGTTTTTCTGTCCCCGTTGCGGCTCATCCGTTTATTCGCGCACCGCTGACGAAATCGAAGTGAACCTCGGCTCCCTGGATGCTCCTGACCAGCTGAAGCCGACCTACGAGCTCTGGAGCATCCGTCGCGAGTCCTGGTTACCGCCGTTCCCATTCACGCGGCGGTATGAGCGTGATCGCGAAGGCACGGGGCGCACCGAGGATTGA
- a CDS encoding TetR/AcrR family transcriptional regulator: MPLTAHDERLLKALAMAIVDRPRATLKELAESAGVSKATLHRFCGTRDNLVDMLESHGEELLNQIIATADLEQAEPLDALRQLIDEHLTHREMLVFLMFQYSPEFLTPEAGGARWLSYIHALDAFFLRGQQQGVFRIDISAAVFTELFTTMVYGMVDAERRGRAASSSSANVLEQMFLHGAGV, from the coding sequence ATGCCCCTGACTGCCCACGACGAACGACTCCTGAAAGCACTGGCCATGGCCATCGTCGATCGCCCGCGTGCGACGTTGAAGGAATTGGCGGAATCGGCCGGAGTGAGCAAGGCGACGCTGCACCGCTTCTGCGGCACGCGCGACAATCTCGTGGACATGCTGGAGAGCCACGGCGAGGAGCTGCTCAACCAGATAATCGCCACCGCCGACCTGGAGCAGGCCGAACCGCTGGACGCGCTGCGCCAGTTGATCGATGAGCACCTGACCCACCGCGAGATGCTGGTTTTCCTGATGTTCCAGTACAGCCCCGAGTTCCTCACTCCGGAGGCAGGTGGCGCGCGCTGGCTGTCTTACATCCACGCCCTGGACGCCTTTTTCCTGCGCGGCCAGCAACAAGGCGTGTTTCGCATCGACATCAGCGCGGCGGTCTTCACCGAACTGTTCACCACCATGGTCTACGGTATGGTCGATGCCGAGCGCCGTGGGCGGGCGGCCAGTTCCAGTTCAGCCAATGTGCTGGAGCAGATGTTCCTGCACGGCGCGGGTGTCTGA
- a CDS encoding MexC family multidrug efflux RND transporter periplasmic adaptor subunit produces MGRVREVGMVCALVALMTLMTLAGCGPAEEQEAQAEVARPVAVLTVATEPLVLTSELPGRIEPVRVAEVRARVAGIVLEKRFEEGADVKAGDLLFQIDPAPLKAAVSRAEGELARAKAALYEAQARVKRYAPLVEIEAVSRQDFDSAMADLSAAQATTRTAQADLETARLNLGYASVKAPISGRIGRALVTEGALVGQGDATLMARIQQLDPVYVDFTQSATDALRLREALKAGNLSAGDSSALSIRVEGTEYESKGSLMFTDVAVDPGTGQVSLRGKFANPDGVLLPGMYVRVQAPQGMDDRATLVPQRAVQRTADGGALVLVVGEDSRAEVRAVKTGVMQGARWQISEGLKGGDQVIVGGLAGLQPGARVAPQQAQDQQVSRQ; encoded by the coding sequence ATGGGTCGTGTACGTGAAGTTGGGATGGTCTGCGCCCTGGTGGCGCTGATGACGTTGATGACGCTGGCGGGGTGCGGCCCTGCGGAGGAGCAGGAGGCCCAGGCAGAAGTAGCGCGACCGGTTGCCGTGTTGACCGTGGCCACCGAGCCGCTGGTGCTGACCTCGGAGTTACCGGGCAGGATCGAGCCCGTGCGTGTCGCCGAGGTGCGTGCGCGGGTGGCTGGCATCGTCCTGGAAAAGCGCTTCGAAGAAGGCGCGGACGTCAAGGCCGGCGACCTGCTGTTCCAGATCGACCCGGCCCCGCTCAAGGCGGCCGTTTCCCGCGCAGAGGGCGAACTGGCCCGCGCCAAGGCCGCGCTGTATGAAGCCCAGGCACGCGTGAAGCGATACGCGCCGCTGGTGGAGATCGAGGCGGTGAGCCGCCAGGATTTCGACAGCGCCATGGCTGACCTCAGTGCCGCGCAGGCGACGACCCGCACGGCCCAGGCTGACCTCGAAACCGCGCGTCTGAATCTGGGTTATGCCTCGGTCAAGGCACCGATTTCCGGGCGCATCGGTCGCGCGCTGGTGACCGAGGGCGCGCTGGTGGGGCAGGGCGACGCCACCCTGATGGCGCGCATCCAGCAACTGGACCCCGTGTATGTCGATTTCACTCAGTCGGCGACGGACGCCTTGCGCCTGCGTGAAGCGCTGAAAGCCGGAAATCTTTCCGCGGGCGACAGCAGCGCGCTTTCCATTCGCGTCGAGGGCACCGAATACGAGAGCAAGGGTTCGCTGATGTTCACCGACGTGGCGGTGGACCCGGGCACGGGCCAGGTTTCCCTGCGCGGCAAGTTCGCCAACCCGGACGGCGTCCTGCTTCCGGGCATGTATGTGCGCGTGCAGGCCCCCCAGGGCATGGACGATCGGGCCACCCTGGTACCGCAGCGCGCTGTGCAGCGTACCGCCGACGGCGGTGCCCTGGTGCTGGTGGTCGGCGAGGACAGCCGTGCCGAAGTGCGCGCCGTGAAAACCGGCGTCATGCAGGGCGCGCGCTGGCAGATCAGTGAAGGGCTGAAGGGGGGCGACCAGGTCATAGTCGGAGGCCTCGCCGGACTGCAGCCCGGTGCCAGGGTCGCGCCGCAGCAGGCGCAGGACCAGCAGGTGTCGCGCCAATAA
- a CDS encoding efflux RND transporter permease subunit codes for MSLFFIKRPNFAWVVALFISLAGLLVIPLLPVAQYPNVAPPQISVTATYPGASAKVLVESVTSVIEESLNGAKGLLYFESTNNSNGIAEVVVTFQPGTDPQLAQVDVQNRLKKAEARMPQAVLSQGLQVEQTSAGFLLIYALNYKEGAEHADTTALGDFAARNINNELRRVPGVGKLQFFSSEAAMRVWIDPQKLVGYGLSIDDVSAAIAGQNVQVPAGSFGSSPGSTEQELTATLAVKGTLDSPEEFGRIVLRANADGSTVKLADVARLEIGSESYNFTSRLNGKPAVAGAIQLSPGANAIQTAEAVKQRLAELSVNFPADVEYSVPYDTSRFVDVAIEKVIHTLLEAMVLVFLVMFLFLQNVRYTLIPSIVVPVCLLGTLAVMYLLGFSVNMMTMFGMVLAIGILVDDAIVVVENVERIMAEEGLPPAAATVKAMGQVSGAIIGITLVLSAVFLPLAFMAGSVGVIYQQFSLSLAVSILFSGFLALTFTPALCATLLKPIPHGHHEKRGFFGAFNRAFDRLTERYTVLNNGLVQRAGRFMLVYVGIVALLGYFYLRLPESFVPVEDQGYNIVDVQLPPGATRARTDATARELEAFLQSREAIQNSFLVTGFSFSGMGENAALAFPTFKDWSLRGADQSAEAEAMAVNEHFAVPSDGSIMAVTPPPIDGLGNSGGFALRLQDRGGLGREALLAARDQLLGQANGNPKILYAMMEGLAEAPQLRLEIDRDKARTLGVSFESINSALSTAFGSAVINDFTNGGRQQRVVVQAEQGARMTPDSVLKLYVPNTGGELVPLSAFVSTHWEEGPVQIVRYNGYPSIRISGDAMYGVSTGEAMAEMERLAAQLPAGISYEWTGLSYQEKVASGQASQLFALAILVVFLVLVALYESWSIPLTVMLIVPIGALGAVLAVIVAGMPNDVYFKVGLITIIGLAAKNAILIVEFAKELREQGRGLREAAIEAARLRFRPIVMTSLAFILGVVPLALATGAGAASQRAIGTGVIGGMLGATLLGVIFVPICFVWVLSLLRSKPTPVEQPTQALE; via the coding sequence ATGTCTCTGTTCTTCATCAAACGCCCCAACTTTGCCTGGGTGGTGGCGCTGTTCATTTCCCTGGCCGGCCTGCTGGTCATCCCGCTGCTGCCGGTGGCGCAGTATCCCAACGTGGCACCGCCGCAGATCTCGGTCACCGCCACCTATCCGGGCGCCTCGGCGAAGGTCCTGGTGGAATCGGTCACCAGCGTCATCGAGGAGTCGCTCAACGGCGCCAAGGGCCTGCTCTATTTCGAGTCCACCAACAACTCCAACGGCATCGCCGAAGTGGTGGTCACCTTCCAGCCTGGCACCGACCCGCAGCTGGCCCAGGTGGACGTGCAGAACCGCCTGAAGAAAGCCGAGGCGCGCATGCCGCAGGCCGTGCTCAGCCAGGGGCTCCAGGTGGAGCAGACCAGCGCCGGCTTCCTGCTGATCTATGCGCTGAACTACAAGGAAGGCGCCGAGCACGCCGACACCACGGCGCTGGGCGACTTTGCCGCGCGCAACATCAACAACGAGCTGCGCCGCGTGCCCGGCGTCGGCAAGCTGCAGTTCTTCTCGTCCGAAGCCGCCATGCGCGTGTGGATCGACCCGCAGAAGCTGGTCGGCTACGGGCTGTCCATCGATGACGTAAGCGCCGCCATCGCCGGGCAGAACGTCCAGGTGCCAGCCGGCAGCTTCGGCAGCTCGCCGGGCAGCACCGAGCAGGAACTGACCGCGACCCTGGCAGTGAAAGGCACCCTGGACAGCCCGGAGGAGTTCGGCCGCATCGTGCTGCGTGCCAATGCCGACGGCTCCACGGTGAAGCTCGCCGACGTCGCGCGACTGGAAATCGGCAGCGAAAGCTACAACTTCACCTCGCGCCTGAACGGCAAGCCAGCGGTGGCGGGAGCCATCCAGCTTTCCCCCGGTGCCAACGCCATCCAGACCGCCGAAGCGGTCAAGCAGCGCCTGGCCGAGCTGTCGGTGAACTTCCCCGCGGACGTCGAGTACTCGGTGCCCTACGACACTTCGCGCTTCGTCGACGTGGCCATCGAGAAGGTGATCCACACGCTGCTCGAAGCCATGGTGCTGGTGTTCCTGGTGATGTTCCTGTTCCTGCAGAACGTCCGCTATACGCTGATTCCGTCCATCGTGGTGCCGGTGTGCCTGCTGGGTACGCTGGCGGTGATGTACCTGCTGGGCTTTTCGGTGAACATGATGACCATGTTCGGCATGGTGCTGGCCATCGGCATCCTGGTGGACGACGCCATCGTGGTGGTGGAGAACGTCGAGCGGATCATGGCCGAGGAGGGGCTGCCCCCGGCGGCCGCCACGGTCAAGGCCATGGGCCAGGTCTCCGGCGCCATCATCGGTATCACCCTGGTGCTCTCGGCGGTGTTCCTGCCGCTGGCCTTCATGGCCGGTTCCGTGGGGGTGATCTACCAGCAGTTCTCGCTGTCGCTGGCGGTGTCGATCCTGTTCTCCGGCTTCCTCGCGCTGACCTTCACCCCGGCGCTGTGCGCCACGCTGCTCAAGCCGATTCCCCATGGTCACCACGAGAAGCGCGGATTCTTCGGCGCCTTCAACCGCGCCTTCGACCGCCTGACCGAACGCTACACGGTGCTGAACAACGGCCTGGTGCAGCGTGCCGGGCGCTTCATGCTGGTGTACGTCGGTATCGTTGCGCTGCTGGGCTACTTCTACCTGCGTCTGCCGGAGTCGTTCGTGCCGGTGGAAGACCAGGGTTACAACATCGTCGACGTCCAGCTGCCGCCCGGCGCGACCCGCGCGCGCACCGACGCCACCGCCCGGGAGCTGGAGGCCTTCCTGCAATCTCGCGAGGCGATCCAGAACTCGTTCCTGGTGACGGGCTTCAGCTTCTCCGGCATGGGCGAGAACGCCGCACTGGCCTTCCCAACCTTCAAGGATTGGTCCCTGCGTGGCGCGGACCAGTCCGCCGAGGCGGAGGCCATGGCAGTGAACGAGCACTTCGCTGTACCCAGCGACGGCTCCATCATGGCGGTGACGCCGCCGCCCATCGACGGCCTGGGTAACTCTGGCGGCTTCGCCCTGCGCCTGCAGGACCGCGGAGGGCTGGGACGCGAAGCCTTGCTGGCCGCTCGCGACCAACTGCTTGGCCAGGCCAACGGCAACCCGAAGATCCTCTACGCGATGATGGAAGGCCTGGCGGAAGCCCCGCAGCTGCGGCTTGAGATCGATCGCGACAAGGCGCGCACCCTCGGCGTGAGCTTCGAGTCGATCAACAGTGCGCTGTCCACCGCCTTCGGTTCGGCGGTGATCAACGACTTCACCAACGGTGGTCGCCAGCAGCGCGTGGTGGTGCAGGCGGAGCAGGGTGCACGGATGACCCCGGACAGCGTGCTCAAGCTCTATGTGCCCAACACCGGTGGTGAACTGGTGCCGCTGAGTGCCTTCGTCAGCACCCACTGGGAAGAGGGGCCGGTGCAGATCGTGCGTTACAACGGCTACCCCTCCATCCGCATTTCCGGTGATGCCATGTACGGCGTGAGCACGGGTGAAGCCATGGCCGAGATGGAGCGCCTGGCCGCCCAGCTGCCGGCGGGCATCAGCTACGAGTGGACCGGCCTGTCCTATCAGGAGAAGGTGGCCAGCGGCCAGGCATCGCAGCTGTTCGCGCTGGCCATCCTGGTGGTGTTCCTGGTGCTGGTGGCGTTGTACGAGAGCTGGTCGATCCCGCTGACGGTGATGCTGATCGTGCCTATCGGTGCGCTGGGTGCGGTGCTGGCGGTGATCGTCGCCGGCATGCCCAATGACGTGTACTTCAAGGTCGGCCTGATCACCATCATCGGCCTGGCGGCGAAGAACGCGATCCTCATCGTCGAGTTCGCCAAGGAGCTCCGGGAGCAGGGACGCGGCCTGCGCGAAGCTGCCATCGAGGCCGCGCGCCTGCGCTTCCGCCCCATCGTGATGACCTCCCTGGCCTTCATCCTCGGCGTGGTGCCGCTGGCCCTGGCCACCGGCGCAGGCGCGGCCAGCCAGCGCGCCATCGGCACCGGCGTGATCGGCGGCATGCTCGGCGCCACGTTGCTGGGGGTGATCTTCGTGCCCATCTGCTTCGTCTGGGTGCTGTCGCTGCTGCGGAGCAAACCCACTCCCGTTGAACAACCGACCCAGGCCCTGGAGTGA
- a CDS encoding DUF3703 domain-containing protein → MKPALRSAIDQAFLQADQALAIRDPQLAWPWLERAHILTQRMPLLHTRSHWLMLLAGWQQGDYREVLGQAMRMPAALLFSRIWVPLGNSGRARISAFQPMPLSEEMRQLLD, encoded by the coding sequence GTGAAACCCGCCCTTCGCAGCGCCATCGACCAGGCCTTCCTGCAGGCCGACCAGGCCCTTGCCATCCGCGATCCACAACTGGCCTGGCCCTGGCTGGAGCGCGCCCACATCCTCACCCAGCGCATGCCCTTGCTTCACACCCGCAGCCATTGGCTGATGCTGCTGGCCGGTTGGCAACAAGGGGATTACCGGGAAGTACTCGGCCAGGCAATGCGCATGCCGGCCGCCCTGCTCTTCTCGCGCATCTGGGTGCCGCTGGGCAACAGCGGCCGCGCCAGGATCAGCGCCTTCCAGCCAATGCCCCTGTCCGAGGAAATGCGCCAGCTCCTCGACTGA
- a CDS encoding aldehyde dehydrogenase family protein: protein MLADLPVLPQTNAFLNRKLKMLIGAEWQDAASGNTMSFRNPASGEILGEVPSASAEDVDRAVQAARRTFDDSAWSRMRPRERQNLLWRLADLMERDARELAELECLNNGKSAAVAQVMDVQLAIDFLRYMAGWATKIEGSTVDPSLPLMPNDQFHGYIRREAVGVVGAIVAWNFPLLLACWKLGPALATGCTVVLKPADETPLTALKLAELVLEAGYPAGVFNVVTGTGLNAGVALTRHPGVDKLTFTGSTEVGKQIGKAAMDNMTRVTLELGGKSPTIVLPDANLQEAAAGAATAIFFNQGQVCCAGSRLYVHRKHFDNVIADIAGIANGMKLGNGLDPSVQMGPLISAKQQDRVTGYINLGRELGATIACGGEGFGPGYFVKPTVIVDVDQQHRLVQEEIFGPVLVAMPFDDVDEVVRMANDNPYGLGASIWSNDLAAVHRMVPRIKSGSVWVNCHSALDPALPFGGYKLSGVGREMGAAAIEHYTELKSVLIKL from the coding sequence ATGCTCGCTGACCTGCCCGTCCTCCCTCAGACCAACGCCTTCCTCAACCGCAAGCTGAAGATGCTGATCGGCGCCGAATGGCAGGACGCCGCCAGCGGCAACACCATGAGCTTCCGCAATCCGGCCAGCGGCGAGATCCTCGGCGAGGTGCCCTCCGCCAGTGCCGAAGACGTCGACCGCGCGGTGCAGGCCGCCCGCCGGACCTTCGACGATTCCGCCTGGAGCCGCATGCGTCCGCGCGAACGGCAGAACCTGCTGTGGCGCCTGGCTGACCTGATGGAGCGCGATGCCCGGGAACTGGCCGAGCTCGAATGCCTGAACAACGGCAAGAGCGCCGCCGTGGCCCAGGTCATGGACGTGCAGTTGGCCATCGACTTCCTCCGCTACATGGCCGGCTGGGCCACCAAGATCGAAGGGAGCACCGTCGACCCGTCGCTGCCGCTGATGCCCAACGACCAGTTCCACGGCTACATCCGCCGCGAAGCCGTCGGCGTGGTGGGCGCCATCGTCGCCTGGAACTTCCCGCTGCTGCTGGCCTGCTGGAAGCTCGGCCCGGCGCTCGCCACCGGCTGCACCGTGGTGCTCAAACCCGCCGACGAAACCCCGCTGACCGCCCTCAAGCTGGCCGAACTGGTGCTGGAAGCCGGCTACCCGGCCGGAGTCTTCAACGTGGTCACCGGCACCGGCCTCAACGCCGGCGTCGCCCTCACCCGCCACCCGGGTGTCGACAAGCTGACCTTCACCGGCTCCACCGAAGTCGGCAAGCAGATCGGCAAGGCGGCCATGGACAACATGACCCGCGTGACCCTGGAACTCGGCGGCAAGTCGCCGACCATCGTCCTGCCCGACGCCAACCTGCAGGAGGCCGCCGCCGGCGCCGCCACCGCGATCTTCTTCAACCAGGGCCAGGTCTGCTGCGCCGGCTCGCGCCTCTACGTGCACCGCAAGCACTTCGACAACGTGATCGCCGACATCGCCGGCATCGCCAACGGCATGAAGCTCGGCAACGGCCTCGACCCGAGCGTGCAGATGGGCCCGCTGATCTCCGCCAAGCAGCAGGACCGCGTCACCGGCTACATCAACCTCGGCCGCGAACTGGGCGCCACCATCGCCTGTGGCGGCGAAGGCTTCGGCCCCGGCTACTTCGTCAAGCCGACGGTGATCGTCGACGTCGACCAGCAGCACCGCCTGGTGCAGGAAGAAATCTTCGGCCCGGTGCTGGTGGCGATGCCCTTCGACGATGTCGACGAGGTGGTGCGCATGGCCAACGACAACCCCTATGGCCTGGGCGCCAGCATCTGGTCCAACGACCTTGCGGCGGTGCACCGCATGGTGCCGCGCATCAAGTCCGGCTCGGTCTGGGTCAACTGCCACAGCGCCCTCGACCCGGCCCTGCCCTTCGGCGGCTACAAGCTCTCCGGCGTCGGCCGCGAGATGGGCGCGGCGGCCATCGAGCACTACACCGAGCTGAAGTCGGTGCTGATCAAGCTCTGA